From Pseudoalteromonas sp. DL-6, one genomic window encodes:
- the mobH gene encoding MobH family relaxase, translated as MFKKLFFQTKALPELSSQLDAEIPRYPPFLKGLPAASPEDLQSTQDELIAKLRQILGFNQRDFQRLIQPCIDHLAAYVHLLPASEYHHHSGAGGLLRHSLEVAFWAAQAAEGIIFVASGTPVEKKELEPRWRVAAALGGLFHDIGKPVSDLSITDEDGRYQWNPFLETLSQWTSNNSIERYFIRWRDGRCKRHEQFSILVLNRVMTPELLAWLTQPGPEILQAMLEAIGNTDPEHVLSKLVIEADQTSVQRDLKAQRISVDDNALGVPVERYLLDAMRRLLASSQWLVNQRDARVWIRKSNQSTHLYLVWKSAAKDIIELLAKDKIPGIPRDPDTLADILIERGLATKSASNERYESLAPEVLIKDDKPIWLAMLHIVEADLLFSSNVPSSVRLFSKSEWEATQQTQAEPQSRSSEQPGLPDASSSIEHGNSSESPSTNSSEQDDELRLASDVNNPQANENAPGDGCEKPNNSYDGAISNNVNQHDVEALNLPDSLAWLPEAGSALVMVGEQILIRYPDAVRHWCAPRKLLAELSRLDWLELDPANPTCKARTVTTNDGVQEQGLLLKVPVSKGLTALIDLSKQYAEPAAAIQNEEASQRPSRTETTTAQAKEPVIRAERNQKPIEPNANSSTDPKHAQRQQMVNFVKDLPILLTDGDYPDVDHSADGIRVTIQTLRQVANEHGIPAGQLLRGISASDQCQFDEGETVLFTAHAER; from the coding sequence ATGTTCAAAAAACTATTTTTTCAAACCAAAGCACTACCAGAGCTTTCATCGCAACTGGATGCAGAAATTCCACGCTACCCGCCATTCCTGAAGGGGTTGCCAGCTGCGTCACCGGAAGATTTGCAGTCCACACAAGACGAGCTAATTGCCAAACTTCGCCAGATACTTGGCTTCAACCAGCGTGATTTTCAACGGTTGATTCAGCCCTGCATTGATCATCTGGCTGCTTATGTCCACTTGCTGCCAGCTTCTGAGTATCATCATCACAGTGGCGCAGGTGGTTTATTACGTCATTCGTTGGAAGTTGCTTTCTGGGCGGCACAAGCTGCTGAAGGGATCATCTTTGTTGCCAGTGGCACACCGGTTGAGAAAAAAGAGCTAGAGCCAAGGTGGCGTGTTGCAGCGGCTCTTGGCGGTTTGTTCCATGATATTGGTAAGCCCGTTTCAGACCTGTCCATCACGGATGAAGATGGACGCTATCAGTGGAACCCTTTTTTAGAAACCTTATCTCAGTGGACCAGTAACAACAGCATTGAACGCTATTTTATTCGCTGGCGCGACGGACGGTGCAAGCGGCACGAGCAATTTTCAATTTTGGTATTAAACCGGGTGATGACACCTGAGTTGCTCGCCTGGTTAACCCAGCCGGGCCCTGAAATTTTGCAAGCCATGCTAGAGGCAATTGGCAATACAGATCCCGAGCATGTCCTGTCTAAATTGGTTATTGAAGCTGACCAAACCAGTGTCCAGCGAGACCTGAAAGCTCAACGAATTTCCGTTGACGACAATGCCCTTGGTGTCCCAGTTGAACGCTATCTACTTGATGCCATGAGGCGATTACTTGCCAGTTCGCAATGGCTGGTCAATCAGCGAGATGCCAGAGTTTGGATACGAAAATCGAATCAATCAACCCATCTTTACCTGGTTTGGAAAAGCGCGGCTAAGGACATCATTGAGCTGTTGGCTAAAGACAAGATACCTGGCATTCCAAGAGATCCCGATACCCTTGCGGACATCCTTATTGAGCGAGGATTGGCCACTAAATCCGCCTCAAATGAGCGATATGAAAGCCTTGCCCCTGAAGTGCTGATCAAAGATGACAAGCCAATCTGGTTAGCTATGCTACATATAGTTGAGGCCGATTTATTGTTCAGCTCGAATGTACCAAGTAGCGTGAGACTGTTTAGCAAATCTGAGTGGGAAGCAACACAGCAAACACAAGCAGAGCCACAGAGTCGCTCCAGTGAGCAGCCAGGCTTGCCTGACGCGTCATCATCAATCGAACACGGCAATTCGTCTGAGTCGCCATCGACAAACTCGTCCGAACAAGATGATGAACTTCGTCTTGCTAGTGATGTTAATAACCCCCAGGCAAATGAAAATGCTCCAGGTGATGGATGTGAAAAGCCTAACAACTCATATGATGGCGCTATCTCAAATAACGTAAACCAGCACGATGTAGAAGCATTGAATCTCCCTGATTCTTTGGCGTGGCTCCCAGAGGCAGGCAGTGCGTTGGTCATGGTTGGTGAACAGATATTGATCCGCTATCCCGATGCCGTAAGACATTGGTGTGCTCCCCGAAAACTGCTTGCTGAACTCAGTCGATTAGATTGGCTTGAATTAGATCCCGCAAACCCGACATGTAAGGCTAGAACTGTGACTACGAATGATGGTGTTCAGGAGCAAGGGTTGCTGCTAAAAGTGCCAGTTTCTAAAGGGCTAACTGCACTGATAGACCTCTCCAAACAATACGCAGAACCGGCGGCAGCAATTCAGAACGAAGAGGCTTCACAGCGTCCGAGTCGAACTGAGACAACCACTGCCCAAGCAAAAGAGCCCGTCATAAGAGCGGAGCGTAATCAAAAGCCGATTGAGCCCAATGCGAACTCAAGTACAGATCCCAAACACGCGCAGCGGCAACAGATGGTTAATTTTGTGAAAGATTTGCCCATCTTACTGACCGATGGCGATTACCCAGACGTGGATCATAGTGCCGATGGTATTCGCGTCACGATTCAAACCTTACGCCAAGTCGCCAATGAGCATGGCATTCCAGCCGGACAGCTGCTTCGGGGGATCTCGGCCAGTGACCAATGCCAGTTTGATGAGGGGGAAACGGTTCTGTTTACCGCTCACGCTGAACGTTAA
- a CDS encoding abortive infection family protein, whose amino-acid sequence MPKLKGSEIRTIDKIFEMTDGYLLDFSDRTMAEYFEDELNIDITQEKYQINGGSKAKRLRAFIELEDGYLVGQVLRKLWQYKSQEKAKLLEILAKVETGVSASVLATLSTKAEVLNMDTVSRDLDRALKSAFRDPESAVTSACSTLESVCRSIIIELGFELPKKKDIKGLFDSVKRPLGLSPGEINVNPEIADDVRKVLSGLATIVEGIGALRTHGGDAHGRERGYTRLDARIAKLAIHSASTAALFLIETWQLKYPSKELVKH is encoded by the coding sequence ATGCCAAAACTAAAAGGTTCTGAGATTAGAACGATAGATAAAATTTTCGAAATGACAGATGGCTACCTGTTAGATTTTTCAGATAGGACAATGGCTGAGTATTTTGAAGACGAGTTGAACATTGATATTACTCAAGAAAAGTACCAGATCAATGGGGGCTCAAAGGCTAAACGTTTAAGAGCTTTTATTGAGCTAGAGGATGGTTACTTGGTTGGTCAAGTACTCAGAAAACTTTGGCAGTATAAATCGCAGGAAAAGGCAAAACTGCTTGAAATTTTAGCCAAAGTTGAAACTGGAGTTAGTGCTTCAGTCTTAGCGACGCTTTCAACCAAAGCCGAAGTTTTGAATATGGATACGGTATCTAGGGACCTTGATAGAGCCCTGAAAAGCGCCTTTCGTGATCCGGAAAGTGCTGTCACATCGGCTTGTTCTACACTGGAGAGTGTGTGCCGTTCGATCATAATTGAACTTGGCTTTGAACTTCCAAAGAAGAAAGATATTAAGGGATTGTTTGACTCAGTAAAGCGACCACTAGGGTTGTCTCCTGGAGAAATTAATGTAAATCCAGAAATTGCTGATGACGTAAGAAAGGTCCTATCTGGATTGGCAACCATTGTTGAAGGTATCGGAGCTCTGCGAACACATGGTGGTGATGCTCATGGTCGAGAGCGGGGATACACCCGACTAGATGCCCGTATAGCCAAGTTAGCTATTCACTCAGCAAGTACCGCAGCGTTATTCCTAATAGAAACATGGCAACTAAAGTATCCATCAAAAGAACTCGTAAAACATTGA
- the brxL gene encoding protease Lon-related BREX system protein BrxL, which produces MAVLNDLDHKLLEHFRGYVVKKDLVRMVKVGANVPVFVLEYLIANSCSTDDEEKIKEGMENVKKILSEHYVNPEESSLIHSKIREKGRFKIIDKISVKLDSKKDIYWAQLQNSNINNGNIRDGLVKEHEKMLMGGIWAIIDVEYDPDIRIGQNIYPFVVTNIKPIQLSTFDNSKIIQKRNEFSRDEWLNVLLRSCGYEPDAEGMTTRVKMLLLARLLPMVESNFNFVELGPRSTGKSFVFKELTPYAVLISGGQGTVAKLFVHGSTGKVGAVGQWDAICFDEATDKIFKEKDAVPLMKDYMESGSFSRAGAGGEITGVASIILNGNINQPVETVLQTSHLFSPLSDEVNNDTAFLDRIHFYLPGWEMIKFAPKHFTSNFGFSTDYFSEALKSFRRVTYTDALENFFSLGSHLKQRDTKPVKKTVSGLIKLLHPNGEYTKEDVREYLEIALEMRRRVKEQLKRIGGMEFWDTNFSYIDKETQEEHFVGLPEEKGSHLIENTPLPPGVCYTSTSDGDNVALVRIEAVTTSGSGKLNISGVSNTGVKENIKNTYQYIKANEKTILSEQHSLKNYDITIQVTNMLGASISTGIGSAVYIAIVSALYKKNLKAGLAVLGNISVGGAIERSINFADKITMLSENGAKTVVVPMDNLVELINVPPTVLGNTDVTFYQNNQMLMQKSILLD; this is translated from the coding sequence ATGGCCGTTTTGAACGATTTAGATCACAAGCTGTTAGAGCACTTTCGAGGCTATGTGGTAAAGAAAGACTTAGTGCGTATGGTAAAAGTTGGTGCCAACGTACCGGTGTTTGTATTGGAATATTTAATTGCTAATTCCTGCTCTACCGATGATGAAGAAAAGATTAAAGAAGGCATGGAAAACGTTAAGAAGATTCTTAGCGAGCACTATGTTAATCCGGAAGAAAGTTCTCTAATACATTCTAAAATAAGAGAAAAAGGTCGATTTAAAATAATCGATAAAATTTCTGTCAAACTGGATTCGAAAAAAGATATCTATTGGGCTCAGCTTCAAAATAGCAACATTAACAACGGTAATATCCGTGATGGCCTTGTGAAAGAGCATGAGAAGATGTTGATGGGTGGTATTTGGGCCATTATTGACGTCGAATATGACCCCGACATAAGAATCGGTCAAAACATATATCCGTTTGTAGTGACAAATATAAAGCCTATTCAACTGTCGACTTTTGATAACAGTAAGATTATCCAGAAAAGAAATGAGTTTTCGAGAGATGAATGGCTGAATGTATTGCTACGTAGCTGTGGATATGAGCCTGATGCTGAAGGGATGACAACCCGCGTAAAAATGCTGTTACTTGCACGTCTGCTGCCAATGGTTGAGAGTAATTTTAACTTTGTAGAGTTAGGTCCGCGCTCAACAGGTAAGTCGTTCGTTTTTAAAGAGCTTACACCTTATGCCGTGCTTATATCAGGTGGTCAAGGAACAGTTGCCAAGCTCTTTGTTCACGGTTCTACTGGCAAAGTTGGTGCCGTTGGTCAATGGGATGCGATATGTTTCGATGAGGCAACGGACAAGATCTTTAAAGAAAAGGATGCTGTTCCTTTAATGAAGGACTATATGGAGTCTGGCTCGTTTTCGCGAGCTGGTGCAGGAGGTGAAATCACTGGTGTTGCTTCAATAATCCTAAACGGCAATATAAATCAACCAGTTGAGACGGTATTGCAAACATCTCACTTATTTAGTCCTCTTTCTGATGAAGTGAATAACGATACTGCATTCCTTGATCGTATTCATTTTTATCTACCTGGGTGGGAAATGATCAAGTTTGCTCCTAAACACTTCACATCTAATTTTGGTTTCAGTACAGACTACTTCTCAGAAGCATTGAAGTCGTTTCGTCGCGTTACATACACTGATGCTCTTGAAAACTTTTTTTCGCTAGGTTCACACTTGAAACAACGTGACACCAAGCCAGTAAAAAAGACGGTATCAGGTCTGATTAAATTGCTTCACCCGAATGGTGAATACACCAAGGAAGATGTGCGTGAATACCTCGAGATAGCTCTTGAAATGCGACGTCGCGTGAAAGAACAGTTAAAGCGAATCGGTGGAATGGAGTTTTGGGATACGAATTTTTCTTACATAGATAAAGAAACGCAGGAAGAGCACTTTGTTGGCTTGCCTGAGGAAAAGGGATCTCACTTAATCGAAAATACGCCACTGCCGCCTGGTGTTTGTTACACCAGTACTAGTGATGGTGACAATGTCGCGCTCGTGCGTATTGAAGCTGTTACTACCTCGGGTTCTGGGAAACTCAATATTTCTGGTGTAAGTAACACCGGAGTAAAAGAAAATATCAAGAATACCTACCAGTATATTAAAGCTAATGAAAAAACAATTTTAAGTGAACAGCATTCGCTTAAAAATTACGATATCACTATCCAAGTAACCAATATGCTGGGGGCTTCAATATCAACGGGAATTGGCTCGGCGGTTTATATCGCAATCGTGTCTGCTCTGTACAAAAAGAACCTAAAGGCTGGCCTTGCAGTGTTGGGTAATATATCCGTTGGCGGTGCGATTGAAAGGTCGATTAACTTTGCTGACAAGATAACAATGTTGTCTGAGAATGGCGCGAAGACGGTTGTTGTTCCAATGGATAATCTAGTTGAGCTAATAAATGTACCACCAACAGTTCTTGGCAATACAGATGTTACGTTTTATCAGAATAATCAGATGCTTATGCAAAAAAGCATACTGCTTGACTGA
- a CDS encoding M20/M25/M40 family metallo-hydrolase encodes MHSCGHDGHTAMLLGAAHELARTQNFDGTVYFIFQPSEEHGLGAKAMIADGLFTCWKIDAIYAKYNLLEILEGHFVARLGLIMASKSSFEIDLVATGGHAAMPQMSTDPLVVRAQIVTAI; translated from the coding sequence ATACATTCTTGCGGTCATGACGGTCATACCGCAATGTTATTAGGTGCTGCTCATGAATTAGCACGTACTCAAAACTTTGACGGTACCGTTTATTTCATCTTCCAGCCTAGTGAAGAACATGGGCTAGGGGCCAAGGCTATGATAGCCGATGGTCTGTTCACGTGTTGGAAGATCGATGCCATTTATGCAAAGTACAACTTACTAGAGATATTAGAAGGACACTTCGTTGCTCGTCTTGGATTGATCATGGCCAGTAAAAGCAGTTTCGAAATTGACCTTGTTGCCACTGGTGGTCATGCAGCAATGCCTCAAATGAGTACCGATCCGTTAGTGGTAAGAGCACAAATTGTTACAGCAATATAA
- a CDS encoding DUF3726 domain-containing protein has protein sequence MHVSMIELKAALRRCFEASGYFVGNYEDAANMILWLEKHGLNGLGELERAISYIKEDKEKPLSTMIYEDSTSAIIDSNGRSALNCIAASVDLAHAKALECGIATVTVHNCHNRMFVLKALTDCGRRGISAAAYWQNGSKVVSEHAVAIKAGGRYPSYSEATTNLAATVGEKQALTIICSSRVDLTASLQQSKGNTNARYVSALQVEKNKEYSVDYGIEIDETLWTEINHIGEGILVENTEHSRMGAGGK, from the coding sequence ATGCATGTATCAATGATAGAACTGAAAGCTGCTCTGCGCCGCTGTTTTGAAGCGAGTGGTTACTTTGTCGGCAATTATGAAGACGCCGCCAATATGATTTTGTGGCTGGAAAAACACGGACTCAATGGCTTAGGTGAGTTAGAACGAGCCATCTCTTACATCAAAGAAGATAAAGAAAAACCGTTAAGTACCATGATATACGAAGATAGCACATCGGCTATTATTGATAGCAATGGCCGCAGTGCGCTGAACTGTATCGCGGCTTCGGTTGACCTTGCTCATGCTAAAGCGTTGGAGTGTGGCATCGCAACGGTGACCGTTCATAACTGCCATAATCGTATGTTCGTGCTTAAAGCGCTGACTGATTGTGGGCGACGTGGTATCAGCGCTGCGGCTTACTGGCAAAATGGCAGCAAGGTAGTGAGTGAGCATGCCGTCGCTATTAAAGCGGGGGGTCGCTACCCGAGTTACAGCGAGGCAACCACTAACTTGGCAGCCACGGTGGGAGAAAAGCAAGCGTTGACGATTATCTGTAGCTCCCGCGTTGATCTGACGGCCTCTTTGCAGCAGTCCAAAGGTAACACTAATGCTCGTTATGTCAGTGCGTTACAGGTCGAAAAAAATAAGGAATACAGTGTTGATTACGGTATCGAAATTGATGAAACGTTGTGGACTGAGATAAATCACATCGGCGAAGGTATTCTGGTGGAAAATACTGAGCATTCTAGAATGGGGGCCGGTGGAAAGTAG
- a CDS encoding LysR family transcriptional regulator gives MLPELKVIQLRHFVWVAELKGFHAAAEKAHRTQPAISLSIRDLENKLSEGLFEKRNAKTAKIELTPFGKYFLPKAKELIAHHDRIAEDIMLLSEHKTGHLRLASVPSIASRVLPEILLKFVASSPSLHVSFFDDNSDAVLKMLENQQVDFGICHLFHEEDHSDKVFSPIWEDRIGVVCPKGHPLADKQGVHWKELRQHRLISNGTSRLLEDTEARPLLGHSQFYVSNMISLIAMLEAGFGITTLPYYAFPEESTMLQFIPLETPEVTRRIGIVKLNNKSLTPPAQALVDFIFEQNKK, from the coding sequence ATGCTTCCAGAATTAAAAGTGATTCAGCTACGCCACTTTGTTTGGGTGGCTGAGCTAAAAGGATTTCATGCAGCGGCAGAAAAGGCGCATCGTACCCAGCCAGCTATTTCGTTATCTATCCGGGATCTTGAAAACAAACTCAGTGAAGGGTTGTTTGAAAAGCGCAATGCGAAAACGGCTAAGATCGAGCTCACACCTTTTGGGAAGTATTTTTTGCCCAAAGCAAAAGAGCTTATCGCGCATCATGATCGTATCGCCGAAGATATAATGCTGTTGTCAGAGCATAAAACCGGACACTTGCGGCTTGCCTCCGTGCCTTCTATTGCGAGCCGGGTACTGCCCGAAATATTATTGAAGTTTGTTGCGAGTTCGCCCTCTCTGCATGTTAGTTTCTTTGATGATAATTCTGATGCAGTATTGAAGATGCTAGAGAACCAGCAAGTTGATTTTGGTATTTGTCACCTGTTTCATGAGGAAGATCATAGCGACAAGGTATTTTCGCCTATCTGGGAGGATCGCATTGGTGTGGTGTGCCCTAAGGGTCATCCGTTGGCAGATAAGCAGGGCGTACATTGGAAAGAGTTGCGACAGCATCGACTGATTAGTAATGGAACCTCTCGGTTATTGGAAGATACCGAAGCGCGTCCGCTACTCGGACATTCTCAGTTTTATGTGTCCAATATGATCTCGTTAATCGCGATGCTGGAGGCGGGGTTCGGGATTACAACATTACCCTATTATGCTTTTCCTGAAGAAAGCACCATGTTGCAATTTATACCCTTAGAAACACCTGAAGTGACGAGGCGTATCGGTATTGTAAAATTAAATAACAAGTCGCTGACGCCACCGGCTCAGGCGTTAGTTGATTTTATCTTTGAGCAAAATAAAAAGTGA
- a CDS encoding aldehyde dehydrogenase family protein, translating to MSDSVFKNYIAGEWVEGNKGNLANISPADTNDVIGHYAQADKAQTEAAIAAAAVGQAQWAMSGLEQRYSVLMAIGDELIARKDELGELLAREEGKTLAEGVGETYRSGQFFHYYAAEVLRQMGETADSVRPGVEIETRREPVGVVGIITPWNFPTATGAWKIAPALAFGNAVVFKPANQVPASAWALTEIISRQGLPTGTFNLVMGLGAEVGDVLINSRGINALTFTGSLETGRKVAIATAANLVKCQLEMGSKNALVVLDDADLDNAVECAVGGAYGGTGQKCTASSRLIVTEGIHDRFVAAVITRMKKLVVGHPLKAGVHIGAVADARQMEQNLRYLELAKNEGGTLVYGGEVLKEETEGYYMQPALFTNTTNAMTINREEAFAPIACVIKVKDYAEALATLNDTNFGLTGGICTESLKYATDFKRNAKTGCVMVNLPTAGTDYHVPFGGRKDSSFGPREQGTYAKEFYTVVKTTYIRA from the coding sequence ATGTCTGATTCAGTATTTAAAAATTACATCGCAGGTGAGTGGGTAGAAGGCAACAAGGGCAACCTGGCTAACATCAGCCCTGCCGATACCAACGACGTAATCGGTCACTATGCGCAAGCAGATAAAGCCCAGACTGAAGCAGCTATTGCGGCCGCTGCGGTTGGTCAGGCCCAATGGGCTATGAGCGGTTTAGAACAACGTTACTCTGTTCTTATGGCGATTGGCGACGAGCTGATTGCACGTAAAGACGAACTTGGCGAACTGCTCGCTCGTGAAGAAGGAAAAACGCTGGCAGAAGGTGTTGGCGAAACGTACCGCTCAGGTCAGTTCTTTCATTACTACGCCGCTGAAGTCCTGCGCCAAATGGGTGAGACTGCTGATTCCGTTCGTCCTGGTGTTGAGATTGAAACCCGTCGTGAGCCAGTGGGTGTCGTCGGCATTATCACTCCATGGAATTTTCCTACAGCAACGGGCGCCTGGAAAATTGCGCCAGCCTTAGCGTTTGGTAACGCGGTTGTTTTCAAACCAGCCAATCAGGTTCCGGCAAGTGCCTGGGCGCTCACTGAAATTATCTCTCGTCAAGGGCTGCCTACAGGTACATTTAACTTGGTCATGGGTCTTGGTGCTGAAGTCGGTGACGTACTGATCAACTCTCGCGGTATCAACGCACTAACCTTTACTGGTTCTCTTGAAACGGGCCGTAAAGTTGCCATAGCAACTGCTGCGAACCTGGTGAAATGTCAATTAGAGATGGGCAGCAAAAACGCACTGGTCGTTTTGGATGATGCTGATCTTGATAATGCCGTTGAGTGCGCGGTTGGCGGGGCTTACGGCGGCACAGGCCAGAAATGTACAGCCTCCTCTCGTTTGATCGTCACTGAAGGCATCCATGATCGTTTCGTTGCTGCCGTTATTACACGAATGAAAAAACTGGTGGTGGGTCATCCATTAAAAGCCGGTGTACACATTGGTGCGGTCGCCGATGCGCGTCAGATGGAACAAAACTTACGCTATTTAGAACTCGCTAAAAATGAAGGCGGCACGCTGGTTTATGGCGGTGAAGTACTGAAAGAAGAGACCGAAGGCTACTACATGCAGCCGGCGCTGTTCACCAACACCACCAATGCTATGACGATTAACCGTGAAGAAGCCTTCGCACCGATCGCGTGTGTCATCAAAGTTAAAGATTACGCCGAAGCACTGGCGACGCTGAACGATACCAACTTTGGCCTTACCGGCGGTATCTGCACAGAATCTCTGAAATACGCAACGGACTTCAAACGCAATGCCAAAACAGGCTGTGTGATGGTTAACCTGCCGACAGCAGGCACTGACTACCATGTGCCATTCGGTGGACGCAAAGATTCCAGCTTTGGCCCGCGTGAACAAGGCACCTATGCGAAAGAGTTTTACACCGTTGTAAAAACGACTTACATCCGCGCCTGA
- a CDS encoding membrane dipeptidase: MHNDLIVIDGLQYSNWNRKIFEQLHEGGVTMVHATIVYHEQIRETLLRISEWNRLFEQNSDLIMPVKSASDIRRAKQLGKVGIMFGAQNCSPIEDDIGMIEVMRELNLMIMQLTYNNQSLLACGCYEAEDSGVTRFGRQAIKEMNRVGMVIDMSHSAERSTLEAIEISQRPIVISHANPTSFHKAKRNKSDTVLKALGESGGLLGLSLYPFHLKNGPDCTLNEFCDMVTSTADLMGIDHIGIGTDLCQEQPLSILEWLRNGRWSKDMDYGEGSKTNANWPRPLSWFKDNRDFPNITNGLLARGFSPDDVAKVMGLNWLNFLDDALKPLNVGV, from the coding sequence TTGCATAACGATCTGATTGTGATTGACGGTCTGCAGTATTCGAACTGGAACCGTAAAATCTTCGAGCAGCTACACGAAGGTGGCGTAACGATGGTGCATGCCACCATCGTTTACCACGAGCAAATTCGTGAAACACTGCTGCGTATTTCGGAATGGAACCGGCTTTTCGAGCAAAACAGTGACCTGATTATGCCAGTCAAAAGCGCGTCGGATATACGCCGCGCGAAACAACTCGGCAAAGTAGGCATCATGTTTGGCGCGCAGAACTGCTCTCCCATTGAAGACGATATCGGCATGATCGAGGTGATGCGCGAGCTAAACCTGATGATTATGCAGCTCACCTATAACAACCAAAGCTTACTCGCTTGCGGTTGCTACGAAGCTGAAGATAGCGGTGTAACGCGTTTTGGCCGCCAAGCGATCAAAGAGATGAATCGCGTCGGTATGGTTATCGATATGAGCCACAGCGCAGAACGCAGTACGCTGGAAGCCATTGAGATTTCACAGCGCCCGATTGTGATTTCGCATGCAAACCCTACCAGCTTTCACAAAGCAAAACGCAACAAGTCCGATACGGTACTCAAAGCACTCGGTGAATCCGGCGGTTTACTGGGTTTGAGTTTGTACCCATTCCATCTGAAAAATGGCCCGGACTGCACGCTAAATGAGTTTTGCGACATGGTCACCAGCACCGCAGATCTAATGGGAATCGATCATATCGGTATTGGAACTGATCTTTGTCAGGAACAACCGTTATCGATTCTTGAATGGTTACGCAACGGCCGCTGGTCAAAGGATATGGATTACGGTGAAGGTTCCAAGACCAACGCCAATTGGCCTCGGCCATTGTCCTGGTTCAAGGATAACCGGGACTTCCCAAATATCACTAATGGACTGCTAGCACGTGGTTTTAGCCCAGACGATGTGGCCAAAGTCATGGGCCTGAACTGGCTGAACTTTCTGGATGATGCACTTAAGCCATTAAATGTAGGTGTTTGA